The proteins below come from a single Haemorhous mexicanus isolate bHaeMex1 chromosome 20, bHaeMex1.pri, whole genome shotgun sequence genomic window:
- the UTP6 gene encoding U3 small nucleolar RNA-associated protein 6 homolog produces the protein MAERVEQRLEDRIPELEQLERVGLFTHKEIRAVLRKVSALEYKIQRRALRKEDFINYIQYEVNLLELIKKRRARIGYSFKKDEIEHSILHRVHSLFNRATGKWKDDVQLWLSHVAFCKQWNAKHQLSKVFSTMLAIHSNKPALWIMAAKWEMETRLSSESARHLFLRALRFHPECPKLYQEYFRMELMHAEKQRKEKKEFEQAKMDLGEFSYSEEILNGEMARIVYRNASQKIKGVEFQLAVLSIAKLFDFTQDLQKEILESLQARYADDPLTWDYMARRELELGSLQPTEHSTKQKKVSEMAQREERCCAVFDEAVGAVPTEDMWKCYITFCLERYKRKTNSEELKQKRLERTLSVFSKAHESSLLSEALYKQWLQLLLDSSLSEKAVEVAEAATRHFSQSVETWHMRLQVLIQLKRDDVTQCFEEAIKHVKSKGTLPLWTLWVEWSEGTNSKEDTEALYQRSLHATTPAESVTMKEMYLDWTYRNSGYKKVKRLFTSLCENRPFSLDFFRKMIQIEKDQESCKMLHLREYYERALREFGSTNTDLWLDYIKEELSHPQGKPENCGSIHWRAMKMLQGDLVEDFVSKYTLLQTGHL, from the exons ATGGCAGAGCGCGTCGAGCAGCGGCTGGAGGATCGCATCCCGGAGCTCGAGCAGCTGGAGCGGGTCGGTCTCTTCACACACAAAGAGATCCg GGCTGTCCTGAGGAAAGTCTCGGCTCTGGAGTACAAAATCCAGCGGAGAGCGCTGCGGAAGGAGGATTTTATtaattatatccag TATGAAGTTAATCTGCTGGAACTGATCAAGAAAAGAAGAGCA cGCATTGGATATTCGTTTAAGAAAGATGAAATTGAACACTCTATTCTGCATAGAGTCCACAGTCTGTTCAACCGAGCTACAGGGAAATGGAAA GATGATGTCCAGCTCTGGCTTTCCCATGTTGCATTTTGCAAGCAATGG AATGCAAAACATCAACTCAGTAAGGTGTTTTCTACCATGTTGGCCATTCATTCCAATAAACCAG CACTGTGGATTATGGCAGCAAAGTGGGAAATGGAGACACGACTGTCATCAGAAAGTGCCAGGCACTTGTTCCTTCGTGCTTTGCGCTTCCATCCTGAGTGCCCCAAACTTTATCAAGAA TATTTCAGAATGGAGCTTATGCATGCTGAAaaacagaggaaggagaagaaggaattTGAACAAGCAAAGATGGACCTG GGGGAATTCAGTTACTCTGAAGAAATTCTTAATGGGGAGATGGCACGCATAGTCTACAGGAATGCTTCTCAGAAAATTAAAG GTGTTGAGTTccagctggctgtgctctctATTGCAAAGCTCTTTGATTTTACCCAAGATTTGCAAAAAGAAATTCTTGAAAG TTTGCAGGCCAGATATGCTGATGATCCCCTGACATGGGACTACATGGCCCGCCGGGAGCTAGagctgggctccctgcagcccacagagcactccacaaagcagaagaaagtcTCAGAAATGGCCCAGAGAGAGGAACGGTGCTGTGCAGTCTTTGATGAAGCTGTGGGAGCAGTCCCAACAG AGGACATGTGGAAATGCTACATCACTTTTTGCTTAGAGAGGTACAAGAGAAAAACCAACAGTGAAGAATTAAAGCAAAAG AGGCTGGAGAGGACACTGAGTGTGTTCAGCAAAGCCCATGAATCCAGTTTGCTGTCAGAAGCTCTCTACAAGCAATGG CTTCAGCTCTTACTGGACTCCAGCCTCTCTGAGAAGGCTGTGGAGGTGGCAGAAGCTGCAACCAGGCACTTCAGCCAGTCCGTGGAAACGTGGCACATGAGGCTGCAGGTGCTGATCCAGCTGAAGAGGGATGATGTGACCCAGTGTTTTGAAGAAGCCATTAAACATGTGAAATCTAAG GGCACTTTGCCATTGTGGACACTCTGGGTGGAATGGAGTGAGGGCACAAACAGCAAGGAGGACACAGAAGCTCTCTACCAG AGATCCTTACATGCCACAACACCTGCTGAATCTGTGACTATGAAGGAAATGTATCTTGACTGGACTTACAGAAATAGTGGTTATAAGAAAGTTAAAAGACTCTTTACtag cctATGTGAAAATCGTCCATTTTCACTTGACTTCTTCAGGAAGATGATCCAAATAGAAAAGGACCAA GAGTCCTGCAAAATGCTTCATCTGAGAGAATACTATGAACGTGCCTTGAGAGAGTTTGGTTCAACAAATACTG accTCTGGCTGGATTATATCAAGGAGGAGCTAAGTCATCCCCAAGGCAAACCAGAAAACTGTGGGAGCATTCACTGGCGAGCTATGAAGATGTTGCAGGGAGACCTGGTGGAAGATTTTGTTTCTAAATACACTTTATTGCAAACTGGACATTTATGA